The following DNA comes from Ricinus communis isolate WT05 ecotype wild-type chromosome 10, ASM1957865v1, whole genome shotgun sequence.
TCATCTCTCAAAAAATGCCATTtcttcttaataaaaaaagttgaaaGAGTTGAATTCTAGCAGTTATGCACCTTGAAAATATACTATACCTAATAGTTGGAAATGCATATACTTGATATGAtgttttctttagttattcgtgatttcttttttggttattagatttagtaTCTTTGAGGTAATGGTATTGTGGAAGGATTTACTTATGCCCTGGTTGCTACCTTGATTCAGGTCTTCAAGTGATGGACACACAGGTAATAGAGGAGACGCCATTTGAAGCAATTCAAACTAATGCATCTCAGAAGCAGCAAGAAGCTCGTGATGAAATGCTATCTAGGCACAGGTAGACAAATTTGTTTTTGATCCATGCCATAGTGTCCTGATCAGTTTTATACTATGGTGAAGTTTCTGACTCATAGGCAGgacttttctttaattttggttAGTATTTAGGATTTCATTACATTTTGATGTATGAGTTGGTGAATCATATGAAGGAATCCTTGTTGGCCCTCCAAAGGAGATGATATGATATCATTTAGCCATGTGTCTGATGTATGAATGCTTAGAAGCCGTAGTTTACTTTTGCTGTGCCTTTGGAACTGATGCTCCAGTTTAATGTTAATATTAGATGGATTAATTTACACGACTTTTGGTGTTCCTCCGATTGGTTGATTCATATTGAGGCTTATATCTAAACATTATGAATGCAGAAAGGAGATAGCACAGCTGCAGAACAAAGAAATTGAGCTGAAAAAAGCTGCAGCAAAAGGTAGCAAGGCTGAACAGAAATCTAAAAAGAAGCAGGTTGAAGAGCAAATTTCTCAACTTTCTGCTAAGCTAAAAGAAAAGCATGCTGAGGAACTTGCTTCTTTAGGCTATAACAGCATTACTGGAAATGAGAAAAGCAATCTTGACAATTTGGTGAAGGCCATAGCTGGTGTTTCAGTTACCAACCAACCAGAACTTGCAAAAGTCAGCAAGGGTGCAAAGAGAAGGGGAAAAAGAGCTCAGCAAGAAGCAGAAAGAGAGCAAAGAATTCAAGAAGAGCAGAGCAACCTTGTAAGTGATCGATTGattgaaaatgagaaattgaAAGGAAAGCTTGAACCCCTTGGATTGACTGTTAATGATATAAAGCCAGATGGGCACTGCCTTTATCGAGCCATTGAAGATCAGCTAGCTGTCCTTTCTGGAGGTTCTTCTCCTTATACTTACCAAGACCTTCGTAAAATGGTGGCTGCTTATATGAGAGAACACGCTTCAGATTTCCTTCCCTTTTTCCTATCGGATAACACAATAGAAGGAGATTCTGATGATTCACTAGCAGACAGATTTGAGAATTACTGTAAAGAAGTTGAGTCGACCTCAGCATGGGGTGGACAACTAGAGCTTGGAGCTTTAACTCACTGCCTCACGAAACATATCAAGATATTTTCAGGATCCTTTCCTGATGTTGAAATGGGGAAGGAATACAAAAATGATGATGGAGCTGGCTCGTCCAACACAAGCATTTTATTGTCATATCATAAACATGCATTTGGGCTGGGAGAGCACTACAACTCTGTGGTGCCAAATTTGATCAGGTAGACACAAATTACCACCTGCAAACAGTTACTTTTTGCAGTGCAGGTTTACTTTTCTGTATTATCATTGGAGATAAAAGATGCTTCTGGAATGCTAAGTAAACATTAAAGCTGCAGTAGCTGATATGGCATTTCATGGTAGTTGCAAAATAGTGGATTATCCTCTAAAACTCTTGGAAGGATCAAAATCTAATTGTCTAATATAAAACCTAAGATTCTTCtgaaatatttaaagattGTCTTCCTAGTTTTTGTAACTTTGACCGCTCGTCATATGTTTAGTCATTGAGAGATAATGTCTTTTTGCCAAGAACCCAAAATATCAACGTCCATGATGTATCATGATATCGAACTTCATTGTGCAGCAATTTAAAGGAATTCTTTTGATCAACTATAAATTTCGGATTTCGTTGCAAAGGAATTCAGGGAGAGATATCAGTcgacaaaaaaaaattaatgataaaatatgaTGAAAAGTGTTTTTTTGATGATATACAGTTTATATTAATTGGATATTATGGTGATTTATTGGCGTTTTAACACGATTAGTTAAATGAGTTGTGTTCGGCTtagctatttttattttatatatatatctcaatACAACATGATTAGACACGATATAATACAAATTGCTAGTCCTACATGTGCACAAATGTAACATCTAAGctcacttttattttattttagaaaatactGGAAAATTCTTTTGTTCGGCATCCTAACACGATAGTCGACTTTCCTACGCCATTGGTTTGATTAATGTAGATGTATCTATTATGCACATAATATGTTTGATAAAGTGATTAAGagataaattctttttttttttttttggatttcaGTGATTTGTGATTATTGTAGTGCAAAAAATCTCAAAGAAGGATGAGCTAGGTTTAGAGTTGGAACTAAACTTAAGAGTTAGAACTAAGTCTAGAGTTAGGAAATGACTTGGATATAGGTACCATTAATTGGAGCTTAGGTGGCTGCTACATGTGTTTTCGGTGGCCACATAAGCATAAATTTATTGGAATTTAGTATATGGTCCAGTTTGGAGAAAGTTAAATGGTTAAAAAGTATTTCCGATATTGGATGCTTTcggtttgaatttttttaatgcgGTTTGAAATCTCAAAGTCCCGTGCTCAGCCTAAGTAAAAATCGTACCATAACTATACTAGAACCAAACTACCGTGCTCAGCCTAAGTAAAAATCGTACCATAACTATACTAGAACGAGACTAATGTATGACAGCAACGAAAGCTACCCTATCATCTTGCAAAATACACCCAACTCCTACAAATTTCCATGGGTAACTTGAAGCTCCAAATGAAGTCCAAAATGAAAAGGGAAAGGGTCCATTTGCCCCTTCAACTTGAGTCAAGAGGTTAAATAGGTCCAACTTTTACTTTTCCAACAAATGAGCTCATACAATTTCTATTTAGGTGCCATTTAACCCCTTGATTTTCATTTGGAGGGGGCGTGCAATATGTATGCTCTTAAAAgatatcttaaaataaataattattttatttttattttatttatctccttaatttttattatatttaacttaatatgttttgaaaaataaaatatttcttcttttacaaTCCACCATCGACATCACTAATACTACTTTAAGCTTTTCTACTTTTGgaagttgtttatttttatttttcggATGAGAAATGTGTAACCACCGGATTTTAGAATTAGATACCgagaatttttgaaaaatccaATGATAAAAATTCACAAGATTTCTCGATTCTCACGGAGATTTGAAAAGTCAAAGTTAGATGTTGACTTGATCTTAATTGAGTCGGTCAAATTTTGACATTTGGTCAAATCTTTTTTGTAATAATGTTTTTGCAATAATGTTGCTTCTAATAAAGCATTATAATTTGAAGGCTTCAAAGTGATCTTTTCTTTAACATCAATTTTCAATCCTTTCTCAATCCGCCTTCGCTTTGCAGCTTCTATTGCTACTTCTTCCAATGCATACTTCGATAATTTAGAAAGTTGCATTTAATATTCTGATGCAGTCATACTACCTTGCTCCAAGCTCATAGATCCCATTTTCTTCCAATCTCGGTACATTGGTGGTGTTTCCACAAAAATGATACGACATATTTTAACGTTTGTTCTAGTTTACAATCTAGCCTGTTTCTGTCTCTTGTAACCATTCCTCTGCTATTTCAGGATCTGTAGTACCCTTAAATTTTGTAGCTCCTTGATTTCTCAACCTATCATAAGTTCTATCTTTAGCCTTTATTTCCATAACACCAGCCATTGGTTGCACTATTGGCTACTAGATTAGCTGATTAGTCACCCGATTAACTGTTTGTATCACCGATTGGATAAGCTGCTGCAAGGTCTCAATAAATTGCTGCATAACTGGTGGTATTTTCTGAGGTTGCTGCAACAGTACACTAGAATGCTCGACACTATGCACAGACTCAGACACATTTGGGTCACCAGGATAAGGAAATTCTAATCTCTGCTCTGATACTACAAAATGCAGCACCTGTTAAGAATGCCAAACATACATACCTGTTAAATATTGAGCGCATCTGATGCAAAATGTATCCACAGGATCAACTATTAACCTActgattataaaatataaaatagaggtGTGAGCCTACAAcccagtaaataaataaaataatatcctATACAGcataacacaaaataaagcATATAATATTCTTAACACAACAGTcaactatataaataattctCAGTCAAGTATTAAGTGTGTAATTCGATTAGCTactatacatataaaatatagtattatCTATGTATTCATATTCAAGTATACTTTATTCACATGTACCATCTCACCATCAGATTTTATCAAGGCGACTTTATATATCAAGGAACCACAACTAACAATATCATACCACTAGTCAAACCAACATTCAGTGATAATTTAGCACATCTTAATTCCCTTTTAGCAAATAAACATCACCGTATTACGTAGATAGGTAAAGCTGCCAACTACGACAGATTTGCAAGATGAATTctcaaatttatcaaaattcatatCAAGTGTAATGTAGGACCACCTTTTGCAGATCATTAGGCCTATACTACTAATATAAAATGCAATTAATTTTGCTCcagtttaatatatttagagaTAGGAATACCAAAATTAATTCAACATGGTTGAACTATCACTATAACTGCGCAACAAAAAGTATGGCCTTAAATGGTaattaaaacagtaaaatttggtgttttctatttttgttattttttctagAGAACATCCCAAAGTTTCTAACTGCACAATTGTGATCTCATTTGGAGCAATAGAACTCCAGATACGACTTACACAAGATTACTGTTTACATTTGAGCGAAATTTCAAGTTCTTGCCACCTCAGTCACATaatccttatatatatatatatatatatatatacacctaCTATTGAGCTTTAAAAACTGATTTGTAAGAGCCACTTACCCCCTTTTAAACttgcatatttaattacttatgCTTTGATTGATGATCAATTCCTATCCTTAGTTTAAACAGCCTCCTTGCAGAGATTTCCCTCTTTTACCTCTTGAGTACAAGACCAACAACAGttctttctattcttttaCTCTATAACAACACCTTATTACCTTAACTTACTCACCCTTTCCCCTTTTCTTATTGctgctatattttttttttttttttttttttactaatgataataattattcgGTCTTTATTTGAAGCCTAAAGAGCCTATATAATCTCTCAACTTTCAATTTCATTGCAACTTTTTTTTGATAGACTCATAACCCATGTATTGCTCATTATATACGATACGTATGTTAtgcaattaaatataaataaataggcGGGCGTTACATTTCTCCCACCTTAAGGAATCTTGTCCTTAAATTTGAATCTAACTTACCAGACATAGGGTACTAAACTCTCATGTCCTTTTCTAATTCCCATGTCGCTTCTTTTGTCAAAATTTGGCTCCACTTAACCTTCACCGTTGGGATTACACTATTGGGCAACTTCTTTATCTGTCTTTCAAGAATTTCAACTGATTCTTCTTTATAACTCAATTTTTCAAATAGCTCTATCTCTAATTCTTGAACTACATGGCTAGGATcatatctatattttcttaatatggATACATGTAACACCATGTATTTGAGATAATTATACTGGCAATGCCATAAGCCAAAGGACCTACTCTCTCTAATATTTCATAGAGGCCAATGTATCTAGGACTCAGTTTACCTTGTCTTCCAAATCGTATAATTCCTCTCTAAGGTGATACTTTCAAGAACACTTTCTTACCCACATTATACTTCATCTCTCTTCTATGCTTGTTCGCATAACTCTTTTGTTTGTCTTACGCAACTTTTAAGCCCTTTTTCATGATCTGAATCTTGTCCACcgtttct
Coding sequences within:
- the LOC8270497 gene encoding OVARIAN TUMOR DOMAIN-containing deubiquitinating enzyme 5 isoform X1 — translated: MNLKAKLCILPEIKKKLRAQYIVNFKPYFSNTFLQPPPSSSIFVHHSVGLLFDQILSSSRPSSSFFTTQPPPLPFSVTAPPPSFSATTQALGLQVMDTQVIEETPFEAIQTNASQKQQEARDEMLSRHRKEIAQLQNKEIELKKAAAKGSKAEQKSKKKQVEEQISQLSAKLKEKHAEELASLGYNSITGNEKSNLDNLVKAIAGVSVTNQPELAKVSKGAKRRGKRAQQEAEREQRIQEEQSNLVSDRLIENEKLKGKLEPLGLTVNDIKPDGHCLYRAIEDQLAVLSGGSSPYTYQDLRKMVAAYMREHASDFLPFFLSDNTIEGDSDDSLADRFENYCKEVESTSAWGGQLELGALTHCLTKHIKIFSGSFPDVEMGKEYKNDDGAGSSNTSILLSYHKHAFGLGEHYNSVVPNLIR
- the LOC8270497 gene encoding OVARIAN TUMOR DOMAIN-containing deubiquitinating enzyme 5 isoform X2, with amino-acid sequence MDTQVIEETPFEAIQTNASQKQQEARDEMLSRHRKEIAQLQNKEIELKKAAAKGSKAEQKSKKKQVEEQISQLSAKLKEKHAEELASLGYNSITGNEKSNLDNLVKAIAGVSVTNQPELAKVSKGAKRRGKRAQQEAEREQRIQEEQSNLVSDRLIENEKLKGKLEPLGLTVNDIKPDGHCLYRAIEDQLAVLSGGSSPYTYQDLRKMVAAYMREHASDFLPFFLSDNTIEGDSDDSLADRFENYCKEVESTSAWGGQLELGALTHCLTKHIKIFSGSFPDVEMGKEYKNDDGAGSSNTSILLSYHKHAFGLGEHYNSVVPNLIR